In the Mauremys reevesii isolate NIE-2019 unplaced genomic scaffold, ASM1616193v1 Contig42, whole genome shotgun sequence genome, one interval contains:
- the LOC120394199 gene encoding olfactory receptor 52E4-like — protein sequence MSDSNTTDFTNPSTFILLGIPGLEAAHIWISIPFCAMYAIAVLGNFTILFIVKREPSLHGPMFYFLCMLAVTDLVMSTSTLPKMLSIFWFNSREISFSACLTQMYFIHSFSKMESGILVAMAFDRYAAICNPLRYSMILKNSVVAKIGLAVVLRSGIITLPYPFLVRQWPYCRTNIIPHFYCGYIVVLKLACADIRINSYYGLFNLISVSGMDMFFIAVSYTLILRAIFRLPTKDARLKTFGTCISHLCAISALYIPDLVSSLIQRFGQNVPLHFLILITSVYQLVPPMLHPIIYGVRTKQIRGRLIQLFTHKET from the coding sequence ATGTCAGATTCTaacacaaccgacttcaccaacccctccaccttcatcctactGGGCATTCCTGGCTTAGAGGCAGCCCATATATGGATCTCCATTCCCTTCTGTGCTATGTACGCCATAGCCGtattggggaacttcaccatcctgttcattgtgaagagggagccgagcctccatgggcctatgttctatttcctctgcatgctggctgtcacgGACCTGGTCATGTCCACCTCCACcctacccaaaatgctgagcatcttctggttcaattccagggagatcagtttcagtgcctgcctcacccagatgtacttcattcactccTTCTCAAAgatggagtctggaatcctcgtggccatggcttttgatcgctatgcAGCAATCTGCAATCCTCTGAGATATTCGATGATCCTGAAAAACTCTGTTGTGGCCAAGATAGGCCTGGCCGTGGTACTGCGTAGTGGAATAATCACAttaccctatcccttcctggtgaggcagtggccatattgcagaaccaacatcatcccccacttcTATTGTGGGTATATAGTTGTGCtgaagctggcctgcgctgaCATCCGCATCAATAGTTACTATGGGTTGTTTAACCTTATCTCGGtgagtggaatggacatgtttTTTATCGCCGTGTCCTATACTCTGATCCTCCGGGCCATCTtccgcctccccacaaaggatgcccggctcaaaacttttgggacctgcatctctcatctttgtgccatctcagCATTGTACATCCCAGATTTAGTCTCCTCTCTCATTCAACGGTTTGGCCAGAATGTGCCACTTCATTTCCTCATTCTTATTACCAGTGTGTACCagctggtgccccccatgctgcACCCCATCATTTACGGGGTGAGGACAAAACAGATCCGGGGCAGGCTGAtccagctctttactcataaagagACCTAA
- the LOC120394219 gene encoding olfactory receptor 52R1-like, whose amino-acid sequence MSDSNMTDFKNPSTFILLGIPGLKASHVWISIPFCTMYAITFLGNIIILFIVKMEPSLHGPMYYFLCMLAVTDLVLSTSIVPKTLSIFWFNSREIDFSACLIQMYFIHCFSVMGSGIFVAMALDRYVAICHPLRHSTILTNPVVAKIGLAVVLRGGMLVMPHPLLARRWPYCRTNIIPHSYCEHIAVVKLACADISVSSYYGLSVAFLVMGLDVFSITVSYIQILRAIFSLPAKDARLKTFRTCGSHLCVTLASYIPPLFSFLTHRFGHNVPLHFHILMANVYLLLPPMLNPIIYGVSTKQIRNRMLQLFTHKGT is encoded by the coding sequence atgtcagattccaacatgACTGACTTCAagaacccctccaccttcatccttctgggcattcctggcctgaaGGCatcccatgtctggatctccatccccttctgcactaTGTATGCCATAACTTTCTTGGGGAACATCATtatcctgttcattgtgaagatggagccgagcctccatgggcccatgtactatttcctctgtaTGTTGGCAGTCACGGACCTGGTCCTTTCTACATCCATCGTGCCCAAAacgctgagcatcttctggttcaattcaaGGGAGattgatttcagtgcctgcctcatccagatgtacttcattcactgcttctcagtGATGGGGTCTGGGATcttcgtggccatggctttggatcgctacgtggccatctgccatcccctgagacattccaccatcctgacaaaccccgtggtggccaagattggtctggccgtggtgctgcgtgGTGGCATGCTCGTAATGCCCCATCCCTTGCTGGCGAGGCGGTGGCCATATTgtagaaccaacatcatcccccactcgtactgtgagcacatagccgtggtgaagctggcctgcgccgacaTCAGCGTCAGTAGTTACTATGGACTCTCTGTGGCATTCTTGGTGATGGGTCTGGATGTGTTTTCTATCACTgtgtcctatatccagatcctcagggctatcttcagcctccccgcaaaggacgcccggctcaagacttttcggacctgcggctcccacctctgtgtcactTTAGCCTCTTACATCccacctctcttctccttcctcacgcaCCGATTTGGCCACAACgtgcccctgcatttccacaTTCTCATGGCCAACGtgtacctcctgctgccccccatgttaaaccccatcatctatggggtgagCACCAAACAGATCCGGAACAGgatgctccagctctttactcataaagggacctaa